The Magnetococcales bacterium genome window below encodes:
- a CDS encoding transposase — protein sequence MARLARAVIPGEPHHVTQRGNRRQQTFFQDEDYRLYLQLMSEWCALMDVEVWAYCLMPNHVHLIAVPRSEEGLRKAIGEAHRRYTRHINFREKWRGHLWQGRFSSFPMDEAHLLTAARYVELNPVRARLVQNPSDYPWSSTQAHLSRKNDILVNTSPLLTRVEDWGTFLSKGFSEEDLEILRQHERTGRPLGDASFLSRMESLLQRPLAPRKAGRKAANTLLSP from the coding sequence CGACAGCAGACCTTTTTCCAGGATGAAGATTATCGGCTCTATCTGCAGTTGATGTCCGAGTGGTGTGCCCTCATGGATGTTGAGGTTTGGGCCTATTGCCTTATGCCTAACCACGTTCATTTAATCGCGGTGCCCAGGTCCGAGGAGGGGTTGCGTAAAGCCATCGGGGAGGCTCACCGGCGTTACACCCGGCATATCAATTTTCGCGAAAAGTGGCGCGGACATCTCTGGCAAGGGCGATTTTCTTCTTTCCCCATGGATGAAGCTCACCTTCTCACAGCAGCGCGTTATGTAGAACTCAACCCGGTTCGGGCGCGTCTTGTACAGAATCCTTCGGACTACCCATGGAGCAGTACCCAGGCACACCTTTCCAGAAAAAATGACATACTGGTCAACACCTCTCCTCTGTTGACACGGGTGGAGGATTGGGGCACATTTCTTTCCAAGGGATTTTCCGAAGAAGATTTGGAAATTTTGCGGCAACATGAAAGAACCGGGCGACCGTTAGGGGACGCATCGTTCCTTTCCAGAATGGAATCTTTGCTTCAACGCCCCCTGGCTCCCAGAAAAGCAGGTCGTAAAGCGGCGAATACGCTCCTGTCACCCTAA